The DNA sequence TATTTAATTTGGTCACCATAATTAACATCTTTTGGAGGACCAGAATTTTATTAACGATTTAAAAGCAGGCAAACATTTTGCTTACGGAAAACTAATTGACAACTTTCAACAAAAGGTATTTGCTACTTGTATATCATTTGTACCCAATAAAGAAGATGCCGAAGATATCGCGCAAGAAGTATTTGTGGAGGTTTTTAATTCAATTAATAAATTTAAAGGAGACTCTAAGCTATCAACTTGGATTTATCGAATTACCACAAATAAATGCTTAGAGTTTATTAGAAAAAGGAATACTAAAAAACGCTTTGCTTTTTTACAATCTATTATGGGAAATGAAATTCCTACTGATAAAACTAAATATTTTACAGAAATAAACCACCCTGGTATTTTATTAGAAAATAAAGAAAAAAGCGAAACACTTTTTAAAGCTATAAACCAATTGCCTGAAGCTCAAAAAATTGTTTTCACACTTAGTAAAGTAGAGGGTATGAGTAACCTAGAAATTTGCGATATTACAGAAAAAAGTTTATCATCAGTAGAATCCTTAATGTTTCGAGCTAAAAAAAATTTACAAAAAGCTTTAGAAAACTTTTATAAAAGCGAAAAGTAACGCAAGTTTTTATTAATTATTGCATCTAAAAAATATAATACATTAGAATGGACACAAATAAAAACATAGAAAATAAAATTAATAGCACTTTAGAAGCTGTAAATGCTATTGAACCTGTTAACGTGTCTCCTTTTTTTAAGGATAAGACAATGCAACGATTATTTTCCGAAAAAGAAAAGACAAACTCTAACTGGAACTGGTTTACTCCAAAATTACAACTTGCAACTTTAGTATGTGTTGTTATTTTAAACGTCATAGCATTTACTCAAATGAAATCTTCTTCATATGAAGAAAACATGAATACATTTTCCGAAACTTATGGGCTATCAACCAACTATGAAACTTCCTATTTAAATTAAATAATATGAAAAAAAATATACTATTATATATTTTACTTTCCTTTCTTATTATTGTTAATGGTTTTTTCTTATATAATTATATGGGAAAACCAGGAATCAATAAAGAAAAAGGTAATAAAGATCCAATGAGTTTTATTATTAAACAACTAAAATTTGATGATTCACAATTAGAAACATTAGAAAATATAAATAAAGAACATCGTCAAAACATGAGGCGTATTGACTTTAATAGAAAAGAATTAAAAGACCTTTTGTATAGTAAAATTTTTGATACTTCTAATAGCAAAAAAGTTATTGATTCTTTAACAAAACTAATTGGTCAAAAAGAAACTGAATTAGAAACTGAGGTATTTTATCATTTTAAAAGTATTCATGAGCTATGTAATGACACACAAAAAAATAAATTCAAAGAAATAATAAATAATGCGCTTCGCAATGATAACGAAAGAAACCGCAGACCACCTCCTTTTAACGAAGGAGAAAGAAATAGTCCGCCACCAAATAGAAACGACCATGGTATTTTACCCCCACAGCATTAATTAAAAAAGCCTCTTAACTAAATAAGAGGCTTTTTTTTATATTTTATTTAACAAAAGACTGCACAAGTTTAAAAGATAATATTCATCTAAAAAATTATAATCTATAAAAATATAAAAAATGAATAGTAACACAATTAAAACAGCATTAGTAATTTTTGGAATAACCATTTTAATCTCTAACAGTTCTTTTGGACAATCTAAAAACAAAGACAACAAACAAAAACCACCAACATTCAGCGAATTATTAGAGCAAATGGATAGCAATGAAGATGGCAAACTTTCTTTAGAAGAAGTAAAAGGTCCTTTAAAAGAAGATTTTTCTAAAATTGACAAAGATGAAGACGGCTTTATATCTGAAAAGGAATTGAAAGAAGCCCCTAAACCAGAACGAAAAGAGCGACAAAATTGAGTTCGCAAAACGACTAAAAAACTA is a window from the Pseudalgibacter alginicilyticus genome containing:
- a CDS encoding RNA polymerase sigma factor produces the protein MEDQNFINDLKAGKHFAYGKLIDNFQQKVFATCISFVPNKEDAEDIAQEVFVEVFNSINKFKGDSKLSTWIYRITTNKCLEFIRKRNTKKRFAFLQSIMGNEIPTDKTKYFTEINHPGILLENKEKSETLFKAINQLPEAQKIVFTLSKVEGMSNLEICDITEKSLSSVESLMFRAKKNLQKALENFYKSEK